The genomic segment CCTGTGGACTGTCTATATCACTGTCTGCCCTCCCCTGTGGGGTGTGATTATCATTGGATGCTTTCCCTATCTGTCTCGCCCTGCAGGTAGTCTTTCTGACTCTCTGGTTTCCCACTTCCTTCCCCTTTTGCACTACCCTCATTTCCTCACTTCCTTTCCTTATTGCCCTGCCCCAGTTTCCCTACTTCTTTACTTATTGCCCTGCCCCAGTTTCCCTACTTCTTTACTTATTGCCCTGTCCCAGTTTCCCTACTTCTTTACTTATTGCCCTGCCCCAGTTTCCCTACTTCCTTTACTTATTGCGCTGCCCCAGTTTCCCTACTTCATTACTTATTGCCCTGTCCCAATTTCCCTACTTCATTACTTATTGCCCTGCCCCAGTTTCCCTACTTCTTTACTTATTGCCCTGTCCCAGTTTCCCTACTTCTTTACTTATTGCCCTACCCCAGTTTCCCTACTTCCTTTACTTATTGCCCTGCCCCAGTTTCCCTACTTCATTACTTATTGCCCTGTCCCAGTTTCCCTACTTCCTTTCTCTATTGTACTGCCCTTATTTCCCCCTCTTTCTTTCCCTGTTGCCTTGCCCCGTTATTTCCCCAATTGCACTCAGGGGTGACTCTATGATCTGTGTGACATTGCTGATTGGTTAACGCATCACATGATCTTCCCTATTCCAGGCTCTCACCTTCCCCACGGTGTCGGCCAGCACAGCCCCCCTGTCTGATCTGCGCATCCCTCTCCCAGCCGCTGTGTTCCTGGCTGTCTCTTTATATCTCGTTGTACTCCTCATCCTTCTGCTAATGCACCAGTGCCTGCGGGTAAGTTCCCCAGTAAATAGTCTGTCTCATGGATCTccccagtctgttcctgttctggGGGGCAGTGTTAGCTGAACACAAGTATAAAGTTAAACCCCTCATCTCTTCTCCTTTGTGTTCTACAGGCCCGTGGATGCTGTCCCACATGTTTGGGTTGGCAGTTAGTGGGTGCATTTGGGGTATGTGACATGTGCGTGAGCtgtgcccagtcatgtgactgcagAGTGCCCTCTATCACACGCTGTATGGATACCTGCTGCCCAAGCAAACCGGTACGTGAAGTTAGTTAGACTAATGGGTATTATTAGAGGCGTGGTTATATTAGTGGCTTC from the Xenopus laevis strain J_2021 chromosome 9_10L, Xenopus_laevis_v10.1, whole genome shotgun sequence genome contains:
- the LOC108703930 gene encoding keratin-associated protein 5-2, translated to MAALTFPTVSASTAPLSDLRIPLPAAVFLAVSLYLVVLLILLLMHQCLRARGCCPTCLGWQLVGAFGVCDMCVSCAQSCDCRVPSITRCMDTCCPSKPNCDGCFSCCPLCDFACMCQPPDCSTINCMCCEIRLH